In Tachysurus vachellii isolate PV-2020 chromosome 10, HZAU_Pvac_v1, whole genome shotgun sequence, the following proteins share a genomic window:
- the ywhaqb gene encoding tyrosine 3-monooxygenase/tryptophan 5-monooxygenase activation protein, theta polypeptide b: MDRADLVLKAKLAEQAERYEDMMAIMSRVTKTNQELSNEERNLLSVAYKNVVGTRRLAWRVISNVESNAEESDKKPEVVKLYREKVEYELRDICKDVLELLDKYLIENTTSSENKVFYLKMKGDYFRYLAEVAPKDDKSAITDSQRAYQEAFELSKKEMPPTHPIHLGLALNFSVFYYEILNSHVEACYLAKEVLEKATAEVNSLNEDSYKDSTIIMQLLRDNLTLWTSDGEERQQS, from the exons ATGGATAGAGCAGACTTGGTCCTCAAGGCCAAATTGGCTGAGCAAGCTGAACGTTATGAAGATATGATGGCAATTATGAGTAGGGTGACCAAGACTAACCAGGAACTCTCTAATGAGGAAAGGAACTTGCTGTCTGTTGCCTATAAGAACGTGGTGGGTACACGCAGGTTGGCCTGGCGGGTCATATCCAATGTTGAGAGCAATGCTGAAGAGAGTGACAAGAAGCCTGAGGTGGTTAAATTATACCGGGAGAAAGTGGAGTATGAACTCCGAGATATCTGCAAGGATGTACTG GAGCTGCTGGATAAATATCTAATTGAAAATACCACAAGTTCTGAAAACAAGGTTTTTTACCTGAAGATGAAAGGAGACTATTTCAGATACCTTGCTGAAGTGGCCCCTAAAGATGACAAGT CTGCTATAACAGACTCTCAGAGAGCCTACCAAGAGGCATTCGAGCTGAGCAAGAAAGAGATGCCACCGACACACCCCATCCACCTGGGCCTCGCCCTGAACTTCTCTGTCTTCTACTACGAGATTCTTAACTCTCATGTAGAAGCTTGCTATCTCGCCAAAGAG GTACTTGAAAAGGCCACAGCAGAGGTCAATTCACTTAACGAAGACTCGTATAAAGACAGCACCATCATCATGCAGCTGCTAAGAGACAACCTCACA TTATGGACATCTGACGGAGAGGAAAGACAGCAGAGCTGA